Below is a genomic region from Actinomyces weissii.
GGGTGACCTGGCTGGTCAGGCGCGCGCCCTTGTGCCCGATGGGGTCCTTGGTGACCTGCACCAGCACGGTGTCACCGTTGGACAGGGCCTCCTCGATACGGCGGGGCCTGCCCTCCATGCCGGCGGCGTCCCAGTTGACCTCACCGGCGTAGAGCACGGCGTTGCGCCCCTTGCCCAGGTCCACGAAGGCGGCCTCCATGGAGGGAAGCACGTTCTGCACGCGGCCGATGTACACGTTGCCGACCATGGAGGTCTGGGTACGGCGGGCCACGTAGTGCTCCACCAGCAGGCCGTCCTCCAGGACCGCGATCTGGTTGAGCCCGCCCTGCTCGCGCACGATCATCTGGCGCTCCACGGACTCGCGGCGGGCCAGGAACTCGGCCTCGGTGACGATCGGGCGGCGGCGTCCGGCGGCCCGGCCCTCACGACGGCGCTGCCGCTTGGCCTCCAGGCGGGTGGAGCCCTTGGGCGCGGTGATCTCGTCACGGACGTCACGGGACTCGGCACGCTCGGCCCGGGAGCGGGAGCGGCGGCGGCGCCGACGGCGCGAGGAGCCCTCGGCGGCCTCCACGTCATCGTCGTCACTGGTCTCACCCTCGGACAGGGCCTCCTGCGGGGCGTCCTCCGCTGAGCTGCTGGCCTCACCCTCCTCCGCACGGTTGCGGGAGCGACGGCCCCGGCCACCGCGGCGACGCTTGCGGGTGCCGCGCTCCTGCTCCTCACCTTCGGCTGCAGCCTCCGCCTCCGGGGTCTCCGAGGTGTCGGCGTCCGTCGGCTGCGGCTCAGCCTCGGGAGCGGCCTGCGGGGCCTGGGCGGCGGCGGTGGCCTTACGACGGCGGCGCTTGGCGGGGGCAGGGGCGGCCTCCGTAACCGCCTCGCCTTCGTCGCTGCCCGCCTGGTCCGAGGCGGGCGGCTCAGCCTGGGGAGCGGCCTGCGGGGCCTGGGCGGCGGCGGTGGCCTTACGACGGCGGCGCTTGGCGCGAGCCGGGTCCGGGGCCTGGAACAGGAGCGAGGCGGCGGGGAGGCGGGGAGAGTCCTCGGACGTCTCCGGCTCCGCCTCCAGCAGCTCCGCCTCCAGCAGTTCCGCCTCCTCCTCTGGGGCCAGGGCCGCCTCTGCGGGCGCGACCTCCGGCTCCGGGGCGGGGGCCGGGGCGGCCTGGGCCGCCACCACCTTGCGGCGGCGACGCTTAGGGGCGGGAGCCGGGCTCGGCTCAGAGAGCTCCGGCGCAGTCTCGGCAGGAGCCTCGGCAGCGGCCTCCGCCGCGGCGGGCTGCTCAGCCTCGTCAGCCTCAGCCTCCGCAGCCTCTACGGCAGCCGCCTCAGCGGCGGGAATCTCCACGGCGGGCGGCTCGGCAGCCGCGGCCTCCACCTTGCGACGGCGACGCTTGGGGGCAGGCTCGGGCACCTCCGCAGACTTTACGGCAGACGCCTCAGCGGCGGGAATCTCCGCGGCGGGCGGCTCGGCAGCCGCGGCCTCCACCTTGCGACGGCGACGCTTGGGGGCAGGCTCGGGCGCCTCCGCAGACTTTACGGCAGACGCCTCAGCGGCGGGAATCTCCGCGGCGGGCGGCTCGGCAGCCGCGGCCTCGACCTTGCGACGGCGACGCTTGGGGGCAGGCTCGGGCACCTCCGCAGCAGCCGCGGCCTCAGCAACCTGCGTCTCTACGCCGGGCTCCGCCGTCGTCTCAGACGCCGAGGACTCAGCCTCGGCAGGCTCCTCCTCCGCAGTCACCTCACCCTCCGGGGCCTCCCCGGCGGTGGCCCCGGCCTTGGTCCGGGACCCAGCGACCGCGCGCCCTGCGGCGTCGTCGCCAGCAGCAGCCTCCGCGACCGCCTCCGGCTGGGACGACGCCTTCTTGCGCCCGCGGCGCACCGGCTTCCTGGCCTCCTGCGCACCCGGCTCCACTGCGGCTGGCGCGTCCTGCTCGGCAGCCAGAACGGGCTCGCTCTGGGCGGCTACCGCCTTGCGACGTCGACTCGCCGGGGCTGGAGCAGCAGCGGCCTCCA
It encodes:
- a CDS encoding Rne/Rng family ribonuclease, whose product is MEAAAAEPPAVEIPAAEAAAVEAAEAEADEAEQPAAAEAAAEAPAETAPELSEPSPAPAPKRRRRKVVAAQAAPAPAPEPEVAPAEAALAPEEEAELLEAELLEAEPETSEDSPRLPAASLLFQAPDPARAKRRRRKATAAAQAPQAAPQAEPPASDQAGSDEGEAVTEAAPAPAKRRRRKATAAAQAPQAAPEAEPQPTDADTSETPEAEAAAEGEEQERGTRKRRRGGRGRRSRNRAEEGEASSSAEDAPQEALSEGETSDDDDVEAAEGSSRRRRRRRSRSRAERAESRDVRDEITAPKGSTRLEAKRQRRREGRAAGRRRPIVTEAEFLARRESVERQMIVREQGGLNQIAVLEDGLLVEHYVARRTQTSMVGNVYIGRVQNVLPSMEAAFVDLGKGRNAVLYAGEVNWDAAGMEGRPRRIEEALSNGDTVLVQVTKDPIGHKGARLTSQVTLAGRYLVLVPGGTMTGISRKLPDTERSRLKKILKKVVPDDAGVIVRTAAEGASEEQLSADVQRLLKQWESIDKKAKQVMSGSGKAPVLLKGEPELAVRVVRDVFNEDFKQLIVSGRDAWATISEYVTELSPDLADRLVHWVEPQDVFAAHRVDEQLAKGFDRKVWLPSGGTLVIDRTEAMTVIDVNTGRFTGGAGGTLEETVTRNNLEAAEEIVRQLRLRDIGGMVVIDFVDMVLEANRDLVLRRLVECLGRDRTRHQVTEVTSLGLVQMTRKRVGQGLVEAFSTQCDCCGGRGFIVHDDPVENQAVDMSASASRGSGRGRRSKQEPSASGARERGTEAGKAAEAAEPVDEASREVARNALAQIAAAAEQAHRS